In Fibrobacter sp. UWB5, a genomic segment contains:
- a CDS encoding ParA family protein, giving the protein MSKVIAVCNQKGGVGKTTTAVNLAASFAALEKKTLLIDMDPQGNASQGLGYNELQDVDIHEVLNMADNPDNVTYDNLKEAILDTSLDYLKVITSGPDLAVMEIELVNAMSRERRLERVMNVLKQSFEFIIIDAPPSLNLLTLNVLTAATSVLIPVQCEYYALQGMTELFKTIREVQKNLNANLKIEGALLTMYDSRLSLCKQVAEEVRENLSDTVFQAMIPRNVKLSEAPSHGKPAILYDVQSSGAQAYMKLAEEILNKGK; this is encoded by the coding sequence ATGAGTAAAGTGATAGCAGTCTGCAACCAGAAAGGTGGCGTGGGTAAGACCACGACCGCTGTGAACCTGGCCGCCAGTTTTGCCGCATTGGAAAAGAAGACACTCCTTATCGACATGGACCCGCAGGGTAACGCGTCGCAAGGTTTGGGCTACAACGAACTCCAGGATGTGGATATCCACGAAGTCCTGAACATGGCCGACAATCCGGATAATGTCACCTACGACAATCTCAAGGAAGCTATCCTCGACACGAGCCTCGACTACCTCAAGGTCATCACTTCGGGCCCGGATCTCGCCGTCATGGAAATCGAGCTGGTGAACGCCATGAGTCGCGAACGCAGACTCGAACGCGTGATGAATGTCTTGAAGCAGTCCTTCGAATTCATTATCATCGACGCTCCTCCGAGCCTGAACCTTTTGACGCTGAACGTGCTGACCGCAGCTACCAGCGTCCTGATTCCGGTGCAGTGCGAATACTACGCCCTGCAGGGTATGACCGAACTTTTCAAGACCATCCGCGAAGTCCAGAAGAACCTGAACGCGAACCTCAAGATCGAAGGCGCGCTTCTTACCATGTACGATTCCCGCTTGAGCCTCTGCAAGCAGGTCGCCGAAGAAGTTCGTGAAAACTTGAGCGACACCGTGTTCCAGGCAATGATTCCGAGAAACGTGAAACTCTCCGAAGCTCCGAGCCACGGCAAGCCCGCCATTCTTTACGATGTGCAGAGCAGCGGTGCTCAGGCCTACATGAAACTCGCCGAAGAAATCTTGAACAAGGGAAAGTAG
- a CDS encoding M23 family metallopeptidase gives MKGKYYKVQIIPEDSKEIKSYRINTKWFLFLKIFLVALVIGTGFLIYNAGRIGRMMINYEKIRTANGQLVKQNANYEELFLRIDSLWVLEERIQNILGTFIENDSGKINSLIDKSRFAHTPSQKIDVDYEGGWKSHEDKVRLEHIPNVIPVVGMVSKKFSEMDDHLGTDFSAQVGNPVFASGSGVVEFAGSKNELGNTVVIDHENGYKTSYSHLKDIRTRKGRNVGKGEIIGTVGNTGNSSAPHLHYSISKDGKDMDPELFINY, from the coding sequence ATGAAAGGCAAGTACTATAAAGTTCAAATCATTCCGGAAGACTCCAAGGAAATCAAGAGCTACCGTATCAACACGAAATGGTTCCTGTTCCTGAAAATCTTCCTGGTCGCCCTTGTAATCGGTACCGGATTCCTTATTTATAATGCAGGCCGAATTGGCCGCATGATGATTAACTACGAAAAGATTCGCACCGCAAACGGTCAGCTCGTAAAGCAAAACGCCAACTACGAAGAACTCTTCTTGAGAATCGACTCTCTTTGGGTTCTCGAAGAACGCATCCAGAATATCCTGGGCACGTTCATCGAAAACGATTCCGGCAAGATCAACAGTCTTATCGACAAGAGTAGGTTCGCCCACACGCCATCGCAAAAAATCGACGTCGATTACGAAGGCGGCTGGAAATCTCACGAAGACAAGGTCCGTTTGGAACACATTCCTAACGTGATTCCGGTAGTCGGAATGGTAAGTAAGAAATTCAGCGAAATGGACGACCACCTGGGAACCGACTTTTCGGCCCAAGTCGGAAACCCGGTGTTTGCATCGGGTAGCGGAGTCGTAGAGTTTGCCGGCTCCAAGAATGAACTGGGCAATACAGTCGTTATCGACCACGAGAACGGTTACAAGACAAGTTATTCACACTTGAAAGATATCAGAACCCGCAAGGGCAGAAATGTCGGTAAAGGCGAAATAATCGGAACAGTTGGCAATACGGGTAACAGCAGTGCCCCGCACTTGCACTACTCAATCAGTAAAGATGGCAAGGACATGGACCCGGAACTGTTCATTAACTATTAA
- a CDS encoding macro domain-containing protein, with the protein MPLKIVRNDITKVKADAIVNSANKNPICGGGAEYSIYEAAGREALLAAREKIGPLKVAEIAVTPAFALNAKYIIHTVGPRWNGGVSGETLALAGCYRGALEKTKELGCNSIAFPLISSGVFKFPKDSALKIALRAIGEFLDSNEMDIQLVVFDRKAFEVSEELYSDIHAYIDDNYVNDKYDDVHNYISSNRWKDNFNIFDHVERLQENGAESTPDTSDEILCCPIFSSARATKQEATESSLADLMSNPGESFRDRLINLIREKNEDDVQVYKRANLNRKHFSKIRSKADYKPTKKTALALAVALRLNLDETTDLLARAGIALSPSNKGDLIVKYFIERQMYDIWEINSMLFKYGQPALGA; encoded by the coding sequence ATGCCCCTAAAGATTGTACGTAACGACATCACGAAAGTCAAGGCCGACGCCATCGTGAATTCCGCCAACAAGAATCCGATTTGCGGGGGAGGCGCCGAATACAGTATTTACGAAGCCGCAGGCCGCGAAGCCCTTTTAGCCGCACGCGAAAAAATCGGTCCGCTCAAGGTGGCCGAAATTGCAGTGACACCGGCCTTTGCGCTCAACGCCAAGTACATCATCCACACCGTAGGCCCCAGGTGGAACGGCGGTGTTTCCGGTGAAACATTGGCACTTGCAGGCTGCTACCGCGGCGCCCTCGAAAAGACAAAAGAACTCGGTTGTAATTCCATCGCGTTCCCGCTCATCTCTAGCGGCGTGTTCAAATTCCCCAAAGACAGCGCCCTCAAAATCGCGCTGCGGGCTATCGGCGAATTTCTAGATTCCAACGAAATGGACATACAGCTGGTCGTTTTCGACCGCAAGGCCTTCGAAGTTTCCGAAGAGCTGTACAGCGACATTCACGCCTATATTGACGACAATTACGTCAACGACAAATACGACGATGTCCACAATTACATAAGCAGCAACCGCTGGAAAGACAACTTCAACATATTTGATCATGTTGAACGTCTTCAAGAAAACGGCGCCGAAAGCACACCTGATACATCTGATGAAATATTATGCTGCCCCATATTCAGCTCCGCAAGAGCCACAAAACAGGAAGCCACAGAAAGCAGTCTCGCCGACCTCATGTCCAATCCGGGCGAATCGTTCCGCGACAGGCTCATCAACTTGATCCGCGAAAAGAACGAAGACGACGTCCAGGTCTACAAGCGTGCAAACCTGAACCGCAAGCATTTTTCCAAAATCCGCAGCAAGGCAGACTACAAGCCCACCAAAAAGACGGCACTCGCGCTCGCCGTCGCACTCCGGCTGAATCTCGACGAAACAACCGACCTGCTTGCCCGCGCCGGAATCGCGCTTTCGCCCTCCAACAAGGGGGACCTGATCGTCAAGTACTTTATCGAGCGCCAGATGTATGACATCTGGGAAATCAACAGCATGCTGTTTAAATACGGTCAACCCGCCCTCGGCGCCTAA
- a CDS encoding DNA-deoxyinosine glycosylase → MKKPVSKATRTRVTHEFPALYDRESQVLLLGSIPSPKSREMAFYYGHPQNRFWKVMATVLGESVPETIAQKKAMLKKHHVALWDVLDSCTIVGASDTSIEDPVVNNIGELVKKSKVSRIFCTGATAYNLYKKFCANDVGIEAIKLPSTSPANCAVSLEKLVAAYKEILLCP, encoded by the coding sequence ATGAAAAAGCCCGTAAGCAAAGCCACGCGCACCCGCGTCACCCATGAATTCCCGGCCCTATACGACCGCGAATCGCAAGTGCTCTTGCTCGGCTCCATTCCCTCGCCCAAGTCGCGCGAAATGGCATTCTATTACGGGCACCCGCAAAATAGATTCTGGAAAGTCATGGCAACCGTTCTCGGCGAAAGCGTGCCCGAAACCATCGCGCAAAAAAAGGCCATGCTCAAAAAGCATCACGTGGCGCTATGGGACGTTCTGGACAGCTGCACCATCGTGGGTGCAAGCGACACAAGCATCGAAGACCCTGTTGTCAACAACATCGGCGAACTGGTAAAGAAATCAAAGGTTTCTCGCATCTTCTGCACAGGCGCCACAGCTTATAATTTATATAAAAAATTTTGTGCAAATGATGTCGGCATTGAGGCTATCAAGCTCCCGTCCACATCGCCTGCCAACTGCGCCGTATCGCTCGAAAAACTCGTTGCAGCGTATAAAGAGATTCTACTATGCCCCTAA
- a CDS encoding metallophosphoesterase, translated as MSSKILKIGQISDIHIGNGNELVQGIDVCANFRKALNSESMQGLDLLVLSGDLSENSEPGAYEYVASLLKDYKAPVCIIPGNHDKLDVMRKYFDIEHLIHGDRCYYRYDLEGKTIFFLDSGCGNVSQEQLVWLKEEASKIKGEVILFMHHPPCFCGHRFMDLRYHLENMVEVQQVLAGIKNLTHIYAGHYHHHFEVNMGRQIVHVAPATQFQIDPNVPYFNLKSAAPGWQLIEWGEKFVETTVYFE; from the coding sequence ATGTCATCAAAGATCCTTAAAATAGGTCAAATATCCGATATCCATATCGGAAACGGAAACGAGCTCGTACAGGGAATCGACGTTTGTGCCAATTTCCGCAAAGCTCTGAATTCCGAGTCTATGCAAGGCCTGGATCTTTTGGTGTTGTCTGGCGACCTTTCCGAAAATTCGGAACCCGGCGCATACGAATACGTTGCATCTTTGTTGAAGGACTATAAAGCTCCAGTCTGTATCATTCCCGGTAATCACGACAAGCTCGATGTCATGCGCAAGTATTTTGACATCGAACATTTGATTCACGGTGACAGATGTTATTACCGCTACGACCTTGAAGGCAAGACAATTTTCTTCCTGGATAGCGGTTGCGGGAATGTTTCACAGGAACAGCTGGTATGGTTGAAAGAAGAAGCTTCGAAGATCAAGGGCGAAGTCATTCTCTTCATGCACCATCCGCCTTGTTTCTGCGGTCACCGTTTCATGGACTTGCGTTACCACCTTGAAAACATGGTTGAAGTCCAGCAAGTGCTTGCGGGTATCAAGAACTTGACCCACATCTACGCTGGTCATTACCATCATCACTTCGAAGTGAACATGGGACGCCAGATTGTGCATGTTGCACCGGCGACTCAGTTCCAGATTGACCCCAACGTACCCTATTTTAATCTGAAAAGTGCCGCTCCGGGCTGGCAATTGATTGAATGGGGCGAAAAATTTGTAGAAACTACAGTTTATTTTGAATAG
- a CDS encoding pyridoxamine 5'-phosphate oxidase family protein, translating to MEEVVKFLKECGAYFLATVEGDQPRVRPFGTANIFEGKLYIQTSKTKDCSKQIQQNGKVEICAMNAEGNKWLRVAGTLVRDDRREPKADMLEHYPELRSMYSVEDPNTEVLYFKDATATFYAFGAAPRTVKF from the coding sequence ATGGAAGAAGTCGTAAAATTTCTCAAGGAATGTGGCGCCTATTTTTTGGCAACGGTCGAAGGTGACCAGCCGCGCGTGCGCCCATTTGGCACTGCCAACATTTTCGAGGGCAAGCTCTATATCCAGACGTCCAAGACCAAGGATTGCTCCAAACAGATCCAGCAAAACGGCAAGGTTGAAATTTGCGCCATGAACGCAGAAGGCAACAAGTGGCTCCGCGTTGCCGGCACGCTCGTCCGCGACGACCGCCGTGAGCCTAAGGCCGACATGCTTGAACATTATCCTGAACTCAGGTCCATGTATTCTGTCGAAGATCCGAACACCGAAGTGCTCTATTTCAAGGATGCAACCGCCACGTTCTACGCCTTTGGCGCCGCTCCGCGTACTGTGAAATTCTAA
- a CDS encoding O-acetyl-ADP-ribose deacetylase: MIEIEIIQGDITKLNVDAIVNAANCSLLGGGGVDGAIHRAAGPELLKACIPLNGCETGKAKITPGFRLPAKFVIHTPGPIYRDGLHGEPALLESCYKNCLDLAEANGCETVAFPAISTGVYGYPWEAATEIAVKMVQNYPAQKVKKVIFCCFSTQMEEIYTRIIATSH, encoded by the coding sequence ATGATTGAGATTGAAATTATTCAAGGTGATATCACCAAACTGAATGTGGATGCGATTGTGAATGCCGCCAATTGTTCACTTTTGGGAGGTGGCGGTGTTGATGGAGCTATTCACAGGGCTGCTGGTCCGGAGCTTCTGAAGGCCTGCATTCCTTTGAACGGTTGCGAAACGGGTAAGGCCAAAATCACCCCGGGGTTTAGGTTGCCGGCGAAGTTTGTTATCCACACTCCAGGCCCGATTTATCGGGATGGCCTGCATGGTGAACCGGCACTTCTGGAATCTTGCTATAAAAATTGCCTGGATCTTGCTGAAGCGAATGGATGTGAGACGGTTGCCTTCCCCGCTATTTCGACAGGCGTTTATGGTTACCCTTGGGAAGCTGCCACCGAGATTGCCGTGAAGATGGTCCAGAATTATCCGGCTCAAAAAGTGAAGAAGGTAATCTTCTGCTGCTTCTCCACTCAAATGGAAGAAATTTATACGCGGATTATTGCGACCTCGCATTAA
- a CDS encoding polymer-forming cytoskeletal protein, with translation MATKEQEITQIGHSVTIKGDISGNSDVRVAGNVIGGISIEGELIVERQGVVEADIKTTTAVVAGSVKGNIDCSDKLILESTSQFEGNIKTKRLIIQEGAIFQGNCQMGAPQVAAQAARPAAQPAPQQPKQQPVKGPKDLDL, from the coding sequence ATGGCTACAAAAGAACAAGAAATCACTCAGATCGGTCACAGCGTGACCATTAAGGGCGACATCAGCGGCAATAGCGACGTGCGCGTTGCTGGCAACGTCATCGGCGGCATCTCTATCGAAGGCGAACTCATCGTCGAACGTCAGGGCGTGGTCGAAGCTGATATCAAGACTACCACTGCAGTGGTTGCCGGTTCTGTCAAGGGCAACATTGATTGCTCCGATAAGCTGATCCTCGAAAGCACTTCCCAGTTCGAAGGCAATATCAAGACCAAGCGTCTCATCATCCAGGAAGGCGCTATCTTCCAGGGCAACTGCCAGATGGGTGCACCTCAGGTTGCAGCCCAAGCAGCACGTCCTGCAGCTCAGCCTGCTCCCCAGCAGCCTAAGCAGCAGCCGGTCAAGGGTCCCAAGGATTTAGACCTTTAA
- a CDS encoding 16S rRNA (guanine(527)-N(7))-methyltransferase RsmG has protein sequence MERSYRNNTTQQNLLNQFLTEHGVQLSEDVLGKLYDFADLVVETKQFGNLISAKDSEKFLSRHIADSLVPYIYIRREMRDERRENNSGSLSSFVCSEPASVLSSKRWADMGAGAGCPIFPLAIVMPEVEFFAVEPRNMRVQFMKYAKEKLHLDNLTVVGKRFETSSLAYLDFVSCRALSTFENDWERAQPGLKRGGKFLTLKSYNNIVHLENNPEVHVYKYALPQEEQVYALVTRGNE, from the coding sequence GTGGAACGTTCCTATAGAAACAACACAACTCAGCAGAATCTCTTGAACCAGTTCTTGACAGAACATGGTGTGCAGCTGTCCGAAGATGTACTCGGCAAGCTTTATGATTTTGCGGACTTGGTGGTAGAAACCAAGCAATTCGGTAACCTGATTTCGGCAAAGGACTCCGAGAAATTCCTGAGCAGGCATATCGCAGATTCACTCGTTCCCTATATATATATTAGACGAGAGATGAGAGACGAGAGACGAGAGAATAATTCGGGTTCTCTTTCGTCTTTCGTCTGTAGCGAGCCTGCGAGCGTTCTCTCGTCTAAACGCTGGGCCGATATGGGTGCGGGGGCAGGTTGCCCCATTTTCCCGCTCGCCATCGTAATGCCCGAAGTAGAATTTTTTGCGGTTGAACCCCGCAACATGCGTGTGCAGTTCATGAAGTACGCCAAGGAAAAACTGCACCTGGACAACCTCACCGTCGTAGGCAAGCGCTTCGAGACTTCGTCCCTTGCCTATCTGGATTTTGTGAGTTGCCGCGCACTCTCGACTTTCGAAAACGACTGGGAACGCGCCCAGCCGGGACTCAAGCGTGGTGGAAAATTCCTTACGCTGAAAAGTTACAACAATATTGTTCACCTGGAAAATAACCCGGAAGTACATGTATACAAATATGCACTACCGCAGGAAGAACAAGTTTACGCCTTAGTCACTCGAGGTAATGAATGA
- a CDS encoding ParB/RepB/Spo0J family partition protein — protein MGKKSFALGRSLADILKDHSAPAASDIQQSNPQSDETIAEKSETVDNSQKVVEINVELIDPNPFQPRKVFSDDELVELAESIEQHGLIQPIAVRKVGDRYQLISGERRTRASKLAGLPTIKAQVYENLDDKAMAEWALIENIQRVDLNPVEIAKSYQQLIDNHGYTHEDLSKIVSKSRSAITNSLRLLKLPEVVLLWIEEGKISGGAARALCSDKIKNPEEVAKRIIEEGLNVRQIEAIARGEEPKAAEQPAPETEDQPEVHKPEVEAKPKPELSADMKQFESRLETFFGTKVQINPSASTETKGSIVINYYSMDDLTRIQELMENR, from the coding sequence ATGGGTAAAAAGTCTTTCGCATTGGGTCGCAGCCTCGCCGATATCCTCAAGGACCACTCCGCTCCGGCAGCCTCCGACATTCAACAGTCCAATCCACAATCCGACGAAACCATCGCCGAAAAATCTGAAACTGTTGATAACTCCCAGAAAGTCGTCGAAATCAATGTCGAACTTATCGACCCGAACCCGTTCCAGCCGCGTAAGGTTTTCAGCGACGACGAACTGGTGGAACTTGCCGAATCGATTGAACAGCACGGTTTGATCCAGCCGATCGCCGTCCGCAAGGTGGGCGACCGTTACCAACTCATCAGCGGTGAACGCCGTACCCGCGCAAGCAAGCTCGCCGGACTCCCGACCATCAAGGCCCAGGTTTACGAAAACCTCGACGACAAGGCCATGGCCGAATGGGCGCTCATCGAAAACATCCAGCGTGTCGACCTGAATCCGGTCGAAATCGCCAAGTCATATCAACAATTAATCGATAATCACGGCTATACTCACGAAGATTTGTCCAAGATTGTGAGCAAGTCCCGCTCCGCAATTACTAACAGTCTTCGCCTCCTCAAGCTCCCGGAAGTCGTCCTTTTGTGGATAGAAGAAGGAAAAATTTCGGGCGGTGCCGCTCGCGCCCTCTGCAGCGACAAGATCAAGAATCCTGAAGAAGTCGCCAAACGCATTATCGAAGAAGGCCTGAACGTCCGCCAGATCGAAGCGATCGCCCGCGGCGAAGAACCGAAGGCAGCCGAACAGCCGGCACCGGAAACCGAAGACCAGCCGGAAGTTCACAAGCCCGAAGTCGAAGCCAAGCCGAAGCCGGAACTCAGCGCCGACATGAAACAGTTCGAATCCCGCCTCGAAACCTTCTTTGGCACCAAGGTCCAAATCAACCCGAGCGCCTCGACCGAGACCAAGGGTTCAATCGTTATTAACTATTATTCCATGGACGACCTTACCCGAATCCAGGAACTCATGGAAAATCGATAG
- a CDS encoding low molecular weight protein-tyrosine-phosphatase: MKIKILFVCHGNICRSPMAEFVMKKLVRDLPAESLADVEFEIASAATSTEEIGNPVYPPARRMLAMHGIDCSGKTARQMTARDYEYYDYIVLMDRNNLRNLRWILPADVYTRETSGPVENRKVSLLMDWAHKSRDVADPWYTGDFVATWDDVNEGCKAMLAQILR, translated from the coding sequence ATGAAAATCAAGATTTTGTTTGTGTGCCACGGGAACATTTGCCGAAGCCCCATGGCTGAATTCGTGATGAAAAAGTTGGTGCGGGATTTGCCTGCTGAATCGTTAGCGGATGTAGAATTCGAAATTGCGAGTGCCGCGACAAGTACCGAAGAGATCGGGAATCCGGTGTATCCGCCGGCACGCCGCATGCTTGCCATGCACGGAATCGATTGCAGTGGAAAGACGGCGCGTCAGATGACTGCCCGCGACTACGAGTATTACGACTACATTGTGCTCATGGACCGTAACAATTTGCGCAACCTGCGCTGGATTTTACCGGCCGACGTGTACACGCGTGAAACATCTGGCCCGGTGGAAAATCGCAAGGTCTCGCTCTTGATGGATTGGGCGCACAAGAGTCGCGACGTGGCAGACCCCTGGTATACTGGCGATTTTGTGGCAACTTGGGACGATGTAAACGAGGGTTGCAAGGCGATGCTCGCCCAGATTCTGCGATAG
- a CDS encoding VOC family protein, with protein MKIEHIAIWAKDIDKVCEFYRKYFGGVVHPIYHNPTKQFTSRFVTFDDGARLEIMHRPDIDHVWPVTHNRMFASPKPTRFGSAIKICKRIFTALTSLTFHVEHCGLTHLSFSVGSKEEVDRLTKQMSTDGIQVVGQPRTTGDGYYESVILDPEGNRVEITV; from the coding sequence ATGAAAATCGAACATATCGCCATCTGGGCAAAAGATATCGACAAGGTCTGTGAATTCTACCGAAAGTATTTTGGTGGGGTAGTTCACCCGATTTACCATAATCCGACAAAACAATTCACCAGCCGATTCGTCACTTTCGACGATGGCGCCCGTTTGGAAATAATGCACCGCCCCGACATCGATCATGTTTGGCCTGTAACTCACAATCGCATGTTTGCTTCTCCGAAGCCAACTCGCTTCGGTTCGGCAATAAAAATATGCAAGCGTATTTTTACTGCACTCACCTCGCTAACGTTCCACGTGGAACATTGCGGCCTAACCCATCTTTCCTTTTCGGTCGGTTCAAAGGAAGAGGTGGACCGTCTCACCAAACAAATGTCCACTGATGGAATCCAGGTGGTAGGGCAACCCCGAACCACTGGCGACGGGTATTATGAAAGTGTGATCCTGGATCCCGAAGGCAACAGGGTAGAGATTACAGTTTAG